The following is a genomic window from Moorella sp. Hama-1.
GTTAACTATCGCCCAGGTGGTCACGTTGCTGGGGGTGCAGTAGAAGATGAACTTGCCGCCGAAGGACTTGACGTCGGTCAGTTTGTAAAAGGTATTGTCGATGGCCATGGTAACCTGATCGGGACTATAGCTCTGGTTATCTGCGGTAAAATTGCCGGAGGCGTCGATGACTGTTTCGTCGAGGTCGTACCTGTTACCGTCAATAATGAAAAACAGGCTGCTGATAGTATTGAGGTTCAGGGATTGGTTATCCACGAAAATAGCCGAGATGTGCGAGAGATCAAGGCCGTTCAATACTACCGGGTCGGTGGCCGTCAGGTCAAGGGTGACGCCGCTGCTTTCGAAATTAATCCCTTTGATAGCATAGAAATCTTCGCCCAGGGCGATAGCCACCGGGGTGCTGTTGAGATCATAGCTATTGCCGGCGACCCGGACGGTTTGTTGATCTACCAGTTCGGCGTCGGCGAGGTAGTAGTCGCTGTTTTTATTGCCGATGTAGAGCTTCACGTAATCGGCGTTGTACTTATAGCCGCCGTAGGAAATAGAATCCAGCTTCACGGCTTCCGGGGCGGCCTGCAGGTCGTTACCGCTGACGCTGAGGCGGCACTGGACATAGCGGGTATTATTAACGACCAGATCCGGGGTGTTACTGGTGCTGTTCAGGGGGTAGGTCAAGGTATTGTTAATGAAGACCAGGCCGCCCGCCACGCTGAGGGAGTATATGGGAATGTTGGTCATGTCCCGCTTGAGGTAAACCGTCGTGTCCCCCAGGTTGTAGCGGTTGCCCTGGATCACCAGGGTCAAATTATTACTACTTATAGGCGTGACCGAGACCGGCGGGGCGGACGAGTTGCCGGCCTTAGCCAGTAAACTGGTCAGCATGGCGCAGGCCTCACCCCTGGTAACGCTCTGAAAAGGGCGGAAGGTCCCGTCCGGGTAGCCGTGCATCAGCCCTTCGTTATAGGCCTCCTTAATAAAGCCCCGGTACATACTCCTGGCTATCTGGTCACTGTCTTTAAAAGGGCCGGCGGTCATGTCGGGATTCTTCCCCAGGGCCCTAATCATCATGGCGGCGGCTTCACTGCGGTATATGGGACCATCGGGTTGGAGCCCGTCGGGGTATTCGCTTACAACCAGGATCCCCCGCCGCACCGCTTCGGCGATCTGGGCCCGAGCCCAATGGTTGGCGGTATCGCTAAAGGTCGGGGTGTTAACATTTGACGCCGCGGTGATCCCCAGGCTGTTCAGCAAAATGCAGGTAAACTCGGCCCGGCTGATTGGACGGTCGGGTTTGAAGGTGTGGTCCGGGTAGCCGCTGACAAAACCCTTACTGGCAAAACTAAGAATATAGTCCTTGGCCCAGTGGTTCTGGATGTCGGTAAACTGCGGCGTGGCGGCGAAAACAACTGTCGGCAACAACAAAGACAGTAACAATGCCAGCAAAATAAACGAAGCTCTCTTTTGCATCGGTTTCCCCTCCCTGGTTCTCCCCCGGCGCCAGAACCTCCGCCGCCCGAGGTAAAATTATCCCGGCAATGGTTATTTTACCATAGTGGTTCCAGCCCCACAACGTGCATACGGTTTTTAGCCGCCGGGCATTCTACGGCATATAAGATTTTCTGCCAGCCGGGAACAAACCCGGCAACAGGCCGGAAGCGGGGGAGAAAAGGCATGGAGTCTAGCAAGTATAAAATCAAAAAAGAACAGGCGGCCATCGCCCTTGCCGCCTTGCTAGTTATCGTTATACTGCTGGCCGCCAGGGCCTATCAGGGCAGGGTCTACAAACAACCCCTCAATTACGGCCCAAGCGGCGTAACCACCTATGTCTTCCCGGGGGAATTTGAAAAGCAGCAGGCCCTCTGGCTGCAGTGGCCGGAAGAAGAGTACAGCACTGCCAGCGACCCCGTTTACCCCGTCTTTGTTGATATTATCAAGGCCGTCGATCCCTTTGAGCGGGTAAACCTGATCGTCCGCAGCCAGGATGAAATCGCCCGGGTTGAAGACTTACTCAAGGCGAACGGCTATAACGCTCAAAACCTCTACTATTACGTAATAGACCACCTGTCCATCTGGGCGCGGGATGTCGGCCCCATCTTCGTCAAAGACCACCTGAACCGGCTGCACATCGTCGATTTCAGCTTCAACAACTACGGCCGGGGCGCGAGCCAGTACTTTATCGACACCGAGAGCCAGATCCACCGGGCCGTCGCCCAGCAGCTTAACCTGCCCCTGGCCGGGACAAACCTCGTTTCCGAAGGCGGCGGGGTAGAGTCCAACGGCAGGGGTACGATCATGCTTACCGAAGCGGTGGCCCTGAACCGGAACCCGGGGATGACGAAGGAAGAGATTGAAAATGAGTACAAGAGGGTCCTCGGCGCCAAGAAGGTCATCTGGCTGAAGCAGGGACTAGCGGAGGACGACCTGATTACTAAAGGGCATATCAATGAAATAGCCCGCTTCGCCGACCCGCATACGATCCTGCTGGCCCAGGTCCTGCCGGAGGACAGGTATATCAACACGACCTCGGAAGAATCCTATCTGCGGATGGAAGAAAACTATAACATCCTATTAAACTCTACCGATCAGGATGGCAAGCCCTTCCGCATCATACGGGTTCCCATGCCCCCCACCCTTTACGGGGAGTTAGACGCCACGGGCAAGATCCCCGTGCGCAGCTATTTGAATTATGCCGTCACCAACGGCGCCGTCCTGATACCGACCTACTGGCAGCCAGGGCGCTCTGAAGAAATTAAGGCCGTCGAGGACCAGGTTAGAGGCATATTCCAGAGTTTGTTCCCCGGACGTAAAATAGTCAGCATTAACGCCGAGAGTGTCAACCTGTGGGGCGGCGGGATCCACTGCATCACCCAACATATGCCAGCCAGTTAAGTAGGGTTCACCACGGAAAATGACTTAAAGAGTTAAAACTGCCGGACCGCAGCCGATAAAAAGTAATGGGGGATTCATGCCATTAACGGCCGGCAATACTTTACTCCGGGGTGAGCCATAACATGGGCGGCAGTAAATCCATGACCTTCAAATTAATCCTCTTTATAGTCCTCACGGCCCTCCTCCCGGTCTTACCCGGCCCGGCAGGGGCTCCGGACCGGGCCGAAGCGGCCCTGCCCGCCACCCCCAACGCAGCGGCGCCGGGTACTCCGGCTTTAGGCGACGGCCTCTTCCCCGACGCTACCGGTCACTGGGCGGCCGAGCCCATCAACTTCCTGGGCGCCCTGGATATAGTTGTGGGCTATCCTGACGGCAACTGCCGGCCGGACCAGCCCCTGACCACGGTAGAAGCTGTGGCCCTCTTGCTGCGCTCTACGGAATACGCCAGCGCCAGCGGTGCGGGTGGCGGCAGCAGGAAGAGCCCCTACCCCGGGCGCACTTCTTATCCCGGGCGGAGCCCCCTCCCCGGCAGAACACCCGCCAGCGGTACAGGCCAGAAGCCAGCTGACAATATTCCACCCGGGGCGGCCTGGGCCACCAGCGACCTGCTCCTGGCCCTGGATCAGCAGATCCTCCAGCCGGAAGAACTGCGGGAGGAAGTCCTCCTGGCCCCGGCGCCCCGTTACCTGGTCTGGCAGATCCTGGCCCGCTCCCTGAAAATCCCCCTAGCTACGACCTCCGGCCTTAACTTCCCGGACGCCAACCTGATACCGGCCGGTGCCCTACCAGCCGTCGCCACCCTGGTCGACCTGGGCCTGGTCCGGGGTTTCCCCGACGGCACCCTGCGACCCCTGGCAACTATCACACGGGCCGAGATGCTCTCCCTGCTGGCCCGTATGGTTGATGACGGCTGGCTCAACCCGGCACCGAACCGCCGCCTGGAAGGCTGGGTCCAGGAGGTCCAGTCGGACGCCCCCCTGGGGAGCCAGACCAGGAGCCCCGGCAGCAGCCGCTACCCCGGCAGCTTCCCAGCCCGGCGATTTCCCTCCTATCCAGGGTCGCCAGCGGCCCCTCGCTATACTATCACCCTGAGCACC
Proteins encoded in this region:
- a CDS encoding S-layer homology domain-containing protein encodes the protein MQKRASFILLALLLSLLLPTVVFAATPQFTDIQNHWAKDYILSFASKGFVSGYPDHTFKPDRPISRAEFTCILLNSLGITAASNVNTPTFSDTANHWARAQIAEAVRRGILVVSEYPDGLQPDGPIYRSEAAAMMIRALGKNPDMTAGPFKDSDQIARSMYRGFIKEAYNEGLMHGYPDGTFRPFQSVTRGEACAMLTSLLAKAGNSSAPPVSVTPISSNNLTLVIQGNRYNLGDTTVYLKRDMTNIPIYSLSVAGGLVFINNTLTYPLNSTSNTPDLVVNNTRYVQCRLSVSGNDLQAAPEAVKLDSISYGGYKYNADYVKLYIGNKNSDYYLADAELVDQQTVRVAGNSYDLNSTPVAIALGEDFYAIKGINFESSGVTLDLTATDPVVLNGLDLSHISAIFVDNQSLNLNTISSLFFIIDGNRYDLDETVIDASGNFTADNQSYSPDQVTMAIDNTFYKLTDVKSFGGKFIFYCTPSNVTTWAIVNGKYQDASTIQILMGNNIYSLDNVLVVQHNVLRIGGRQYKLGDLFGCRINGTLYDIEDIDYDSSLEMVTMEVTESTSAWTGVLPNQPQKYVFYLGNSIYQDGATSAVTIYAGGDWRTFASITFSDQSHFVYDNTTYNLLGAQIKIGNTTFTVVDSAWRVRSQIMEVYLQKA
- a CDS encoding agmatine deiminase family protein, with translation MESSKYKIKKEQAAIALAALLVIVILLAARAYQGRVYKQPLNYGPSGVTTYVFPGEFEKQQALWLQWPEEEYSTASDPVYPVFVDIIKAVDPFERVNLIVRSQDEIARVEDLLKANGYNAQNLYYYVIDHLSIWARDVGPIFVKDHLNRLHIVDFSFNNYGRGASQYFIDTESQIHRAVAQQLNLPLAGTNLVSEGGGVESNGRGTIMLTEAVALNRNPGMTKEEIENEYKRVLGAKKVIWLKQGLAEDDLITKGHINEIARFADPHTILLAQVLPEDRYINTTSEESYLRMEENYNILLNSTDQDGKPFRIIRVPMPPTLYGELDATGKIPVRSYLNYAVTNGAVLIPTYWQPGRSEEIKAVEDQVRGIFQSLFPGRKIVSINAESVNLWGGGIHCITQHMPAS
- a CDS encoding S-layer homology domain-containing protein codes for the protein MGGSKSMTFKLILFIVLTALLPVLPGPAGAPDRAEAALPATPNAAAPGTPALGDGLFPDATGHWAAEPINFLGALDIVVGYPDGNCRPDQPLTTVEAVALLLRSTEYASASGAGGGSRKSPYPGRTSYPGRSPLPGRTPASGTGQKPADNIPPGAAWATSDLLLALDQQILQPEELREEVLLAPAPRYLVWQILARSLKIPLATTSGLNFPDANLIPAGALPAVATLVDLGLVRGFPDGTLRPLATITRAEMLSLLARMVDDGWLNPAPNRRLEGWVQEVQSDAPLGSQTRSPGSSRYPGSFPARRFPSYPGSPAAPRYTITLSTPATGSKGYPLAAGVAIFDTPLPGPQGLFNRHVVAVLNKRNEIAYIRASEPRTPVQTSINTGTIEKVIQGRDLQVIIRDLSHDLHTYATDWTTTAPGGILALKEGQWVKVALQGETIWSVEPLEVKKASGKVEEIDGRKLYLDNFAGDLGNVFLDWERARLANKDGTPYSGSGLKVGSSVEITCLDWDKLLEIRISE